The Macaca thibetana thibetana isolate TM-01 chromosome 19, ASM2454274v1, whole genome shotgun sequence genome has a segment encoding these proteins:
- the SLC27A1 gene encoding long-chain fatty acid transport protein 1 isoform X1 has translation MRPPGAGAASVLSLALLWLLGLPWTWSAVAALGVYVGSGGWRFLRIVCKTARRDLFGLSVLIRVRLELRRHQRAGHTIPRIFQAVVQRQPERLALVDAGTGECWTFVQLDAYSNAVANLFRQLGFAPGDVVAVFLEGRPEFVGLWLGLAKAGMEAALLNVNLRREPLAFCLGTSGAKALIFGGEMAAAVAEVSGHLGKSLIKFCSGDLGPEGILPDTHLLDPLLKEASTAPLAQIPSKGMDDRLFYIYTSGTTGLPKAAIVVHSRYYRMAAFGHHAYRMQAADVLYDCLPLYHSAGNIIGVGQCLIYGLTVVLRKKFSASRFWDDCIKYNCTVVQYIGEICRYLLKQPVREAERRHRVRLAVGNGLRPAIWEEFTQRFGVRQIGEFYGATECNCSIANMDGKVGSCGFNSRILPHVYPIRLVKVNEDTMELLRDAQGLCIPCQAGEPGLLVGQINQQDPLRRFDGYVSESATSKKIAHSVFSKGDSAYLSGDVLVMDELGYMYFRDRSGDTFRWRGENVSTTEVEGVLSRLLGQTDVAVYGVAVPGVEGKAGMAAIADPHSLLDPNAMYQELQKVLAPYARPIFLRLLPQVDTTGTFKIQKTRLQREGFDPRQTSDQLFFLDLKQGHYLPLNEVVYTRICSGAFSL, from the exons CGGTCTCTCTGTGCTGATCCGCGTGCGCCTGGAGCTGCGGCGGCACCAGCGTGCCGGCCACACCATCCCGCGCATCTTTCAGGCGGTGGTGCAGCGACAGCCCGAGCGCCTGGCGCTGGTGGATGCCGGGACCGGCGAGTGCTGGACCTTCGTGCAGCTGGACGCCTACTCCAATGCGGTAGCTAACCTCTTCCGCCAGCTGGGCTTCGCACCGGGCGACGTGGTGGCCGTCTTCCTGGAGGGCCGGCCCGAGTTTGTGGGGCTGTGGCTGGGCCTGGCCAAGGCGGGCATGGAGGCCGCGCTGCTCAACGTGAACCTGCGGCGCGAGCCCCTGGCCTTCTGTCTGGGCACCTCGGGCGCTAAGGCCCTGATCTTTGGAGGAGAAATGGCGGCGG CGGTGGCCGAAGTGAGCGGGCATCTGGGGAAAAGTTTGATCAAGTTCTGCTCTGGAGACTTGGGGCCCGAGGGCATCTTGCCGGACACCCACCTCCTGGACCCACTGCTGAAGGAGGCCTCTACTGCCCCCTTGGCACAGATCCCCAGCAAGGGCATGGACG ATCGTCTTTTCTACATCTACACGTCGGGGACCACTGGGCTGCCCAAGGCTGCCATTGTCGTGCACAGCAG GTACTACCGCATGGCAGCCTTCGGCCACCACGCCTACCGCATGCAGGCGGCTGACGTGCTCTATGACTGCCTGCCCCTGTACCACTCTGCAG GAAACATCATCGGCGTGGGGCAGTGTCTCATCTATGGGCTGACAGTCGTCCTCCGCAAGAAATTCTCGGCCAGCCGCTTCTGGGACGACTGCATCAAGTACAACTGCACG GTGGTTCAGTACATCGGTGAGATTTGCCGCTACCTACTGAAGCAGCCGGTGCGCGAGGCGGAGAGGCGACACCGCGTGCGCCTGGCAGTGGGGAACGGGCTGCGTCCAGCCATCTGGGAGGAGTTCACGCAGCGCTTCGGCGTGCGCCAGATCGGGGAGTTCTACGGCGCCACCGAGTGCAACTGCAGCATTGCCAACATGGACGGCAAG GTCGGCTCCTGTGGTTTCAACAGCCGCATCCTGCCCCACGTGTACCCCATCCGGCTGGTGAAGGTCAATGAGGACACGATGGAGCTGCTGCGGGATGCCCAGGGCCTCTGCATCCCCTGCCAGGCCG GGGAGCCTGGCCTCCTCGTGGGCCAGATCAACCAACAGGACCCGCTGCGCCGCTTCGACGGTTATGTCAGTGAGAGCGCCACCAGCAAGAAGATCGCCCACAGCGTCTTCAGCAAGGGCGACAGCGCCTACCTCTCAG GTGACGTGCTAGTGATGGACGAGCTGGGCTACATGTACTTCCGGGACCGTAGTGGGGATACCTTCCGCTGGCgaggggaaaatgtctccacCACGGAGGTGGAGGGCGTGCTGAGCCGCCTGCTGGGCCAGACAGACGTGGCCGTCTATGGGGTGGCTGTTCCAG gagtGGAGGGTAAGGCAGGGATGGCGGCCATCGCAGACCCCCACAGCCTGCTGGACCCCAACGCGATGTACCAGGAACTGCAGAAAGTGCTGGCACCCTATGCCCGGCCCATCTTCCTGCGCCTCCTGCCCCAGGTGGACACCACAG GCACCTTCAAGATCCAGAAGACGAGGCTGCAGCGAGAGGGCTTTGACCCACGCCAGACCTCGGACCAGCTCTTCTTCCTGGACCTGAAGCAGGGCCACTACCTGCCCTTAAACGAGGTGGTCTACACTCGCATCTGCTCGGGCGCCTTCTCCCTCTGA
- the SLC27A1 gene encoding long-chain fatty acid transport protein 1 isoform X2, whose amino-acid sequence MDLERSSGARRVRGQRRLALPSHRLQDREARPLAVVQRQPERLALVDAGTGECWTFVQLDAYSNAVANLFRQLGFAPGDVVAVFLEGRPEFVGLWLGLAKAGMEAALLNVNLRREPLAFCLGTSGAKALIFGGEMAAAVAEVSGHLGKSLIKFCSGDLGPEGILPDTHLLDPLLKEASTAPLAQIPSKGMDDRLFYIYTSGTTGLPKAAIVVHSRYYRMAAFGHHAYRMQAADVLYDCLPLYHSAGNIIGVGQCLIYGLTVVLRKKFSASRFWDDCIKYNCTVVQYIGEICRYLLKQPVREAERRHRVRLAVGNGLRPAIWEEFTQRFGVRQIGEFYGATECNCSIANMDGKVGSCGFNSRILPHVYPIRLVKVNEDTMELLRDAQGLCIPCQAGEPGLLVGQINQQDPLRRFDGYVSESATSKKIAHSVFSKGDSAYLSGDVLVMDELGYMYFRDRSGDTFRWRGENVSTTEVEGVLSRLLGQTDVAVYGVAVPGVEGKAGMAAIADPHSLLDPNAMYQELQKVLAPYARPIFLRLLPQVDTTGTFKIQKTRLQREGFDPRQTSDQLFFLDLKQGHYLPLNEVVYTRICSGAFSL is encoded by the exons GCGGTGGTGCAGCGACAGCCCGAGCGCCTGGCGCTGGTGGATGCCGGGACCGGCGAGTGCTGGACCTTCGTGCAGCTGGACGCCTACTCCAATGCGGTAGCTAACCTCTTCCGCCAGCTGGGCTTCGCACCGGGCGACGTGGTGGCCGTCTTCCTGGAGGGCCGGCCCGAGTTTGTGGGGCTGTGGCTGGGCCTGGCCAAGGCGGGCATGGAGGCCGCGCTGCTCAACGTGAACCTGCGGCGCGAGCCCCTGGCCTTCTGTCTGGGCACCTCGGGCGCTAAGGCCCTGATCTTTGGAGGAGAAATGGCGGCGG CGGTGGCCGAAGTGAGCGGGCATCTGGGGAAAAGTTTGATCAAGTTCTGCTCTGGAGACTTGGGGCCCGAGGGCATCTTGCCGGACACCCACCTCCTGGACCCACTGCTGAAGGAGGCCTCTACTGCCCCCTTGGCACAGATCCCCAGCAAGGGCATGGACG ATCGTCTTTTCTACATCTACACGTCGGGGACCACTGGGCTGCCCAAGGCTGCCATTGTCGTGCACAGCAG GTACTACCGCATGGCAGCCTTCGGCCACCACGCCTACCGCATGCAGGCGGCTGACGTGCTCTATGACTGCCTGCCCCTGTACCACTCTGCAG GAAACATCATCGGCGTGGGGCAGTGTCTCATCTATGGGCTGACAGTCGTCCTCCGCAAGAAATTCTCGGCCAGCCGCTTCTGGGACGACTGCATCAAGTACAACTGCACG GTGGTTCAGTACATCGGTGAGATTTGCCGCTACCTACTGAAGCAGCCGGTGCGCGAGGCGGAGAGGCGACACCGCGTGCGCCTGGCAGTGGGGAACGGGCTGCGTCCAGCCATCTGGGAGGAGTTCACGCAGCGCTTCGGCGTGCGCCAGATCGGGGAGTTCTACGGCGCCACCGAGTGCAACTGCAGCATTGCCAACATGGACGGCAAG GTCGGCTCCTGTGGTTTCAACAGCCGCATCCTGCCCCACGTGTACCCCATCCGGCTGGTGAAGGTCAATGAGGACACGATGGAGCTGCTGCGGGATGCCCAGGGCCTCTGCATCCCCTGCCAGGCCG GGGAGCCTGGCCTCCTCGTGGGCCAGATCAACCAACAGGACCCGCTGCGCCGCTTCGACGGTTATGTCAGTGAGAGCGCCACCAGCAAGAAGATCGCCCACAGCGTCTTCAGCAAGGGCGACAGCGCCTACCTCTCAG GTGACGTGCTAGTGATGGACGAGCTGGGCTACATGTACTTCCGGGACCGTAGTGGGGATACCTTCCGCTGGCgaggggaaaatgtctccacCACGGAGGTGGAGGGCGTGCTGAGCCGCCTGCTGGGCCAGACAGACGTGGCCGTCTATGGGGTGGCTGTTCCAG gagtGGAGGGTAAGGCAGGGATGGCGGCCATCGCAGACCCCCACAGCCTGCTGGACCCCAACGCGATGTACCAGGAACTGCAGAAAGTGCTGGCACCCTATGCCCGGCCCATCTTCCTGCGCCTCCTGCCCCAGGTGGACACCACAG GCACCTTCAAGATCCAGAAGACGAGGCTGCAGCGAGAGGGCTTTGACCCACGCCAGACCTCGGACCAGCTCTTCTTCCTGGACCTGAAGCAGGGCCACTACCTGCCCTTAAACGAGGTGGTCTACACTCGCATCTGCTCGGGCGCCTTCTCCCTCTGA